The proteins below come from a single Magallana gigas chromosome 10, xbMagGiga1.1, whole genome shotgun sequence genomic window:
- the LOC136272373 gene encoding uncharacterized protein, with translation MDPHSSAQDVHRCDFCETAIVHSYCDFCHVNLCKPCVVDHISDEYDKHKIVPFGERRSTLIYPKCGTHPHKNCDLQCKNCNDIFVCSSCTASETHKGHIFVEVSEVYTTKKNAIADEANKLENLISPTYEEIALDLENQLASLDGGYEKLTTSMSKLGEQWHREIDIVIDKMKTEISEIKVKHRDILQKHLDEIKQIQALIKQTLLAIEEIKKSTEVSPTIEYSSKIREFSKLPPKVKIALPTFFPKPLDHEKLYNMLGQITPLSTATEENVLSLNQPNTSVRELFDEPELVATIQTGYEKLFSVTYLNEDCVWTFGSTKDIKCFNMKGELLHTVSNKSEQRPNDIAVDSDGNLLFSDGKSKTVNKVNNGQTEELIRLQGWIPSKLCVTSTGGLLVIMISDDETQCKVIRYSGSTEKQTIQFDDEGKPLYSGSAVIKYITENRNHDICVADYKARAVVVVNQNGKLRWRYIGHPSVTKNEPFNPFGITTDSQSRVLTADPGNRCIHILDQDGQFLRYIDNCDLKSPYGLCVDNNDNLFVSEHFKGNVKKIKFLR, from the coding sequence aTGGATCCTCATTCTAGTGCCCAGGATGTGCACCGATGTGATTtttgtgagaccgccatagtacacagttactgtgacttttgtcatgtcaacctctgcAAGCCCTGTGTAGTAGATCACATCTCAGATgaatatgacaaacataaaatagtcccTTTTGGGGAGCGAAGATCAACTCTGATTTACCCAAAATGTGGGACACATCCACACAAAAACTGTGACTTGCAGTGCAAGAATTGCAACGACATATTTGTTTGTTCTTCTTGTACTGCATCAGAAACACATAAAGGACATATTTTTGTAGAAGTTTCCGAAGTTTACACGACAAAGAAAAATGCTATTGCAGACGAGGCAAACAAGTTAGAAAATCTTATTTCTCCTACCTATGAAGAAATTGCACTCGACTTGGAAAATCAGCTTGCCAGCctggatggaggatatgagaaactAACGACATCAATGTCCAAACTaggagagcaatggcacagagaaatcgacatcgttatcgataaaatgaaaactgaaatcagtgagataaaagtaaaacaccgagacattttacagaaacacttggatgaaatcaaacagatacaggctctcataaaacaaacattactggccatagaagaaataaaaaaatccactgaagtaTCTCCTACGATTGAATACAGCTCTAAGATAAGAGAGTTCAGCAAGCTGCCACCCAAAGTAAAGATTGCACTGCCAACATTCTTTCCAAAACCATTAGACCATGAAAAGTTGTATAATATGTTAGGGCAGATAACTCCTTTGTCTACTGCTACAGAAGAGAATGTCTTGTCACTAAACCAACCCAACACTTCAGTAAGAGAACTGTTTGATGAACCGGAGCTTGTTGCCACAATACAGACAGGGTATGAAAAACTTTTCAGTGTCACCTATCTAAATGAAGATTGTGTTTGGACATTTGGATCGACAAAGGATATCAAATGCTTTAACATGAAAGGTGAATTGCTTCATACAGTTAGCAACAAATCAGAACAACGACCCAATGATATAGCTGTAGACAGTGATGGGAATTTACTTTTCAGTGACGGGAAATCAAAGACAGTGAATAAAGTAAATAATGGACAAACAGAAGAGTTGATCAGATTACAAGGATGGATACCTAGTAAATtgtgtgtcacctctactgGTGGTCTCCTGGTTATCATGATCAGTGATGATGAAACTCAATGCAAAGTTATCCGTTACTCgggatctacagagaaacaaacaattcagttTGATGATGAAGGTAAACCTCTGTACTCGGGGAGTGCTGTAATTAAATACATCACTGAaaacagaaaccatgacatctgtgtagctgactatAAGGCTAGagcagtagtggtggttaatcagaacgggaaactcagatggagatacatCGGTCATCCCTCAGTTACCAAAAATGAACCATTTAACCCATttggtatcacaacagacagtcagagtcgtGTCCTGACAGCAGACCCTGGCAACCGttgtatccacattctggatcaggatggacagtttctccgttacattgataactgtgatctgaAGAGTCCGtatggtttatgtgtggacaataatgacaatctgtttgtATCCGAACATTTTAaaggcaatgtaaagaaaataaaatttctcagATAG